The following are encoded together in the Desulfobotulus mexicanus genome:
- the upp gene encoding uracil phosphoribosyltransferase: MAVYVADHPLIKHKLGLLRKKELATKNFRAISNEVARLLTYEATKDFETETVTVEGWAGPVEVEQIKGKKVTVVPILRAGLGMMDGVLDMIPSAKVSVVGLYRDEETLEPVHYYVKLASDMDKRMALILDPMLATGGTLIETVSLLKKAGCTQIRGIFLVAAPEGLKRLEKAHPDVDVYVAAVDERLNEKGYILPGLGDAGDKIFGTR; this comes from the coding sequence ATGGCTGTGTATGTGGCAGATCACCCTTTAATTAAACACAAACTGGGACTGCTCCGGAAAAAAGAGCTGGCTACCAAAAATTTTCGGGCCATTTCCAATGAAGTGGCAAGGCTTCTCACCTATGAGGCCACCAAGGATTTTGAGACGGAAACCGTTACCGTGGAAGGCTGGGCCGGTCCCGTTGAGGTGGAGCAGATAAAGGGAAAAAAGGTGACGGTGGTTCCCATTCTGCGGGCAGGCCTTGGGATGATGGACGGGGTGCTGGATATGATTCCTTCCGCCAAGGTCAGTGTGGTGGGGCTGTATCGGGATGAGGAAACACTGGAGCCTGTGCATTATTACGTTAAGCTTGCTTCGGACATGGATAAGCGCATGGCCCTGATTCTGGATCCCATGCTGGCTACGGGCGGTACTTTAATTGAAACCGTCAGTCTTTTGAAAAAAGCCGGCTGTACGCAGATCCGGGGGATTTTTCTGGTGGCGGCTCCCGAAGGCCTGAAACGCCTTGAAAAAGCGCACCCGGATGTGGATGTTTATGTGGCTGCCGTGGATGAGCGTTTGAATGAAAAGGGCTATATTCTTCCGGGTTTGGGGGATGCAGGGGATAAGATTTTCGGAACCCGATGA